One Mycolicibacterium crocinum DNA window includes the following coding sequences:
- a CDS encoding acyl-CoA dehydrogenase, which translates to MDIDYPREAECFRDEIRLFLAENLPAGWTGPGALAPEEREERRQWWRKILADRGLVTVSWPKEYGGGGLSPVEQVVLAEEFARAGAPEREENDLLGIDLLGNTLIALGTEEQKKHFLPRILSGEDRWCQGFSEPDAGSDLASVRTRAVLDGDEWVINGQKIWTSAGPTANWIFVLARTDPAAPKHKGLSMLLVPIDQPGVVVRPIVNAAGHASFSEVFFTDARARGADVLGGVGGGWGTAMTVLGFERGSQITTAAIEFGRDLDRLRALARQRGKHTDPHVRNELAWCYSRVEILRYQGFRGLTALLNGQRPGAAAAINKVIWSEYFRRATDLAIDILGVDALCADGAGNGGALIIPVPGTDNSAACWLDELLYARAATIYAGSSQIQRNVIGEQLLGLPKEPR; encoded by the coding sequence GTGGACATCGACTATCCGCGAGAAGCCGAGTGCTTTCGCGATGAAATCCGGCTGTTCCTGGCCGAGAACCTGCCCGCCGGTTGGACCGGTCCCGGTGCACTGGCGCCCGAGGAGCGCGAGGAGCGCCGGCAATGGTGGCGCAAGATCCTCGCCGACCGCGGTTTGGTGACGGTCTCCTGGCCGAAGGAATACGGCGGCGGTGGGCTCTCCCCGGTCGAGCAGGTGGTGCTGGCTGAGGAGTTCGCCCGCGCCGGGGCGCCCGAGCGAGAAGAGAATGACCTCCTCGGTATCGACCTGCTGGGCAACACTCTGATCGCGTTGGGCACCGAGGAACAGAAGAAGCACTTCCTGCCACGCATCTTGTCCGGCGAGGACCGCTGGTGCCAGGGGTTCTCCGAGCCGGACGCCGGCTCGGATCTGGCATCGGTGCGGACCAGGGCGGTTCTCGATGGCGACGAGTGGGTGATCAATGGCCAGAAGATCTGGACGTCGGCCGGTCCGACGGCCAATTGGATCTTCGTCCTGGCCCGCACTGACCCCGCGGCACCGAAGCACAAGGGCTTGTCGATGCTGCTGGTGCCGATCGACCAACCCGGCGTGGTGGTGCGCCCGATCGTCAACGCGGCCGGGCACGCGTCGTTCTCCGAAGTCTTCTTCACCGACGCCCGCGCTCGAGGCGCCGACGTCCTCGGCGGAGTAGGTGGCGGATGGGGAACCGCAATGACCGTACTCGGCTTCGAACGCGGCTCCCAGATCACCACGGCAGCAATCGAATTCGGTCGCGACCTGGATCGGCTTCGAGCGCTCGCCCGGCAGCGGGGCAAACACACCGATCCTCATGTCCGCAACGAGCTGGCGTGGTGTTACTCGCGGGTGGAGATCCTGCGTTATCAGGGGTTTCGCGGCCTGACCGCGCTCCTGAACGGCCAGCGGCCGGGCGCCGCCGCGGCGATCAACAAGGTGATCTGGAGTGAATACTTCCGGCGTGCCACCGATCTGGCCATCGACATCCTCGGTGTCGACGCACTGTGCGCCGATGGAGCGGGAAATGGTGGCGCACTCATCATTCCGGTGCCCGGCACGGACAATTCGGCGGCCTGCTGGCTCGACGAACTGCTCTATGCGCGGGCAGCCACCATCTACGCCGGCAGCTCGCAGATTCAACGCAACGTCATCGGTGAGCAACTGCTCGGACTGCCGAAGGAGCCGCGCTGA
- a CDS encoding enoyl-CoA hydratase, whose amino-acid sequence MQHFDYIGYDLIQDGRIAVITLNRPKQRNAQNRGMLVELGTAFELAEEDDGVRVVILRGAGSCFSAGHDLGSTDDVRERSSGPGQHPSYLCNGGTLTGADARHRQEWHYFFQNTKRWRNLRKITIAEVHGMVLSAGLMLAWCCDLIVAGEDTIFADVVGTRLGMCGVEYFGHPWEFGPRKAKELLLTGDSLNADDAHALGMVSKVFPAAELSERTVEFAGRIAKVPTIAALLIKESVNQTVDAMGFSTALDACFSLHQLNHSHWAEINGNPLGIGTVEDGLEDWRLAPDILPAAKHRA is encoded by the coding sequence GTGCAGCATTTCGACTACATCGGCTACGACCTGATCCAGGACGGCCGGATCGCCGTGATCACGCTCAATCGCCCAAAGCAACGCAACGCGCAGAACCGGGGAATGCTCGTCGAACTCGGGACGGCGTTCGAACTCGCCGAGGAGGATGACGGCGTTCGGGTGGTCATCCTGCGCGGAGCGGGCTCATGCTTCTCGGCGGGCCATGACTTGGGCTCCACCGATGACGTCCGCGAACGCTCCTCCGGCCCCGGTCAGCACCCCAGCTATCTCTGCAATGGCGGAACGCTGACCGGCGCCGATGCCAGGCACCGGCAGGAATGGCACTACTTTTTTCAAAACACCAAGCGCTGGCGCAATCTGCGGAAAATCACGATCGCCGAAGTACATGGGATGGTTCTGTCCGCCGGACTCATGTTGGCGTGGTGCTGCGACCTGATCGTCGCCGGCGAGGACACGATCTTCGCCGATGTAGTCGGGACCCGTCTGGGCATGTGCGGCGTGGAGTACTTCGGTCATCCCTGGGAGTTCGGCCCGCGCAAGGCCAAGGAACTACTACTCACCGGCGACTCACTGAACGCCGACGACGCCCATGCTCTCGGCATGGTCAGCAAGGTCTTCCCCGCCGCCGAGCTCTCGGAACGCACCGTCGAATTCGCCGGCCGTATCGCCAAGGTGCCCACGATCGCCGCATTGCTCATCAAGGAGTCGGTGAACCAGACCGTAGATGCGATGGGCTTCTCCACCGCGCTGGACGCCTGCTTCTCCTTGCATCAGCTCAATCACTCGCATTGGGCCGAGATCAACGGCAACCCGCTGGGCATCGGGACGGTGGAGGACGGGCTCGAGGACTGGCGACTGGCCCCCGACATCCTGCCCGCCGCCAAGCATCGGGCCTGA
- a CDS encoding LLM class flavin-dependent oxidoreductase — protein MEIGLFLMPAHPPERSLYDATQWDLDLIQLADELGYVEAWVGEHFTVPWEPICAPDLLLAQALLRTKNIKLAPGAHLLPYHHPVELAHRVAYFDHLAQGRFMLGVGASGIPGDWALFDVDGQNGEHREMTREALEIMLKVWTEDQPWEFRGKYWNANGIAPMFEGLMKRHIKPFQAPHPPIGVTGFSAGSETLKLAGERGYLPMSLDLNTEYVATHWDAVLEGAERSGRTPDRRDWRLVREVVVAETDEQAFRYAVDGMMGRNMREYVLPTFRMFGMTKFYKHNPSVPDEDVTPEYLAENTFVVGSVETVVDKLEATYDQVGGFGHLLILGFDYLDNPGPWKESMRLLAEEVMPRLNARIAKKPVSAIV, from the coding sequence ATGGAGATCGGACTTTTCCTGATGCCGGCGCATCCGCCAGAGCGCAGCTTGTACGACGCGACCCAGTGGGATCTCGACCTCATTCAGCTCGCCGACGAGCTCGGCTACGTGGAGGCGTGGGTCGGCGAGCACTTCACGGTGCCGTGGGAACCGATTTGTGCGCCGGATCTGCTGCTGGCTCAAGCGCTGCTGCGGACCAAGAACATCAAGCTCGCTCCCGGCGCGCACCTGCTGCCCTATCACCATCCGGTGGAGCTGGCCCATCGGGTGGCCTACTTCGATCACCTCGCGCAGGGCCGCTTCATGCTCGGCGTCGGCGCCAGTGGCATACCGGGGGACTGGGCGTTGTTCGACGTCGACGGGCAGAACGGTGAGCACCGCGAGATGACCCGCGAGGCGCTCGAAATCATGCTGAAGGTCTGGACCGAGGACCAGCCGTGGGAGTTCCGCGGTAAGTATTGGAATGCCAACGGAATAGCCCCGATGTTCGAAGGGCTGATGAAGCGCCACATCAAGCCCTTCCAGGCGCCGCACCCGCCGATCGGAGTGACCGGGTTCAGTGCGGGCTCCGAGACGCTCAAGCTGGCCGGCGAGCGCGGCTATCTGCCGATGAGTCTCGATCTCAACACCGAATATGTTGCGACGCACTGGGATGCGGTGCTGGAGGGCGCCGAGCGGTCCGGACGGACGCCCGATCGGCGGGATTGGCGCCTGGTGCGCGAGGTCGTCGTCGCCGAAACCGACGAACAGGCATTCCGTTATGCCGTCGACGGCATGATGGGCCGCAACATGCGCGAGTACGTGCTGCCGACGTTCCGGATGTTCGGGATGACCAAGTTCTACAAGCACAACCCGTCGGTGCCCGACGAAGACGTCACCCCGGAGTACCTGGCGGAGAACACCTTTGTGGTCGGGTCGGTCGAAACCGTGGTCGACAAGCTGGAGGCCACCTATGACCAGGTGGGCGGATTCGGGCATCTACTGATCCTTGGATTCGACTACCTCGACAACCCGGGGCCGTGGAAGGAGTCGATGCGACTGCTGGCCGAGGAGGTCATGCCGCGGCTGAACGCCCGGATCGCCAAGAAACCCGTTTCGGCCATCGTCTGA